In Pseudonocardia sp. DSM 110487, the sequence GCTGCGGCCACGACGCGGGGCACCACTGGGCGACGGAGAAGGTCGAGGCGTTCCTCGCCGGGCACCTGGGGGTGGCCAGGTGATCAGCGACGAGGAATTCGAGGCCTACTGGGCCGGGGTCGACGCCGAGCTGGCCGCGCTGCCGGCGCGTCCGGTGCTGGAGCGCATCCCGCGCCGGTGCACCGCCGACTTCACCGGCTACGAGGTGCGGCTCACGAGCATCGGCCCGTACCGGATCTTCGGCTATCTGAGCGTGCCGACGGGCGACGGGCCGTTCCCGGCGCTGCTCACCACCCCGCGATACGGCAGTGTCAACAACCCGCCGCACTACAACGACCGCCTCCGGTACGTGACCCTGACGATCGCGCACCGCGGCCAGCGCACCGCCGACTCGCCGTACGCCGCCGCGTACCCGGGCCTACTGACCGACGGGATCGCCGACGCGGCCGGCTACGTCTACCGCGGGATCGTCGCCGACTGCCTGCGTGCAGCGGAGTTCCTCACCGGCCTGCCCCAGGTGGACATCTCGCGGGTGGCGGTCGTCGGCGACGACCTGGCGCTGCTCACGGCGGCCCGGCGTCCGGTGTTCGACGCGCTCCAGCTCGCCGGTGCGCTGCTCTACCGGGGCGCCGAGCAGCCCGACGCGGACTACCCGGCGGCGGAGTTCGGCGACCACCTCAGGGCGCATCCTGGTGACGCCGACGCCGACGCGGTGCGCCGGACGCTGGCGTTCTTCGACGCGGAGCGGCACGCGCCCGCGGTGACGGCGGCAACGCGCGTCGAGATCCCCGGCCCGCTGTCGGTGCTGGCGGAGCGGCTCGGCGCGGAACGGTACGTCCTGACCCACCGCGGGCAGGCTGACAACGACGCGGCGGACGCCTGGCTGGCCGGCAGGTTCGGCGTGCCGGCGCTGTCCCGCTTCAGCCGGGAGGCCGGATGACCACCATCGAGAACCGGTACGCGAACGAGGTCTACGCGGAGCTGGGCGTGCGGCCGGTCGTGAACGCCGCGGCCACGCTGACGCGGCTCGGCGGTTCGCTGGTGGCGCCGCCGGTGCTGCCCGCCATGGCCGCGGCCGCGCGGAACTTCGTCGACGTCGTCGACCTCGGGCGGGCGGTCGGACGGCGGCTGGCGGAGTCCACCCGCAACGAGGCGGCGTACGTCTCCAACGGCGCGGCGGCACTGCTGACGCTCGGCGTGACGGCGTGCATCGCCCGGTCGAAGGGCGGGGGCCTCGTCGAGGACCTGCCCTATCTGGATCGGACCGGCGAGAAGACGGTCATCATGTACCGCGACCAGCGCAACCCGTACGACTACGCGGTGCGCCAGGTCGGTGTGCGGATCGTCGAGGTCGGGCCGGAGCCCGCCGAGCTGGAGGCCGCGATCGACGGCCGCACGGCGTGCGTGCTGTGGTTCGCGGGCGCGCATTTCGCCGCAGGGGCGCTGCCGATCGAGCAGGTGGTGGAGATCGCCCACAAGGCCGGGGTCCCGGTGCTGGTCGACGCAGCGGCCCAGGTCCCGCCCGTGTCGTCGCTGTGGCACTTCACCACGGAGGTCGGCGCCGACGGCGCGATCTTCAGCGGGGGCAAGGGCCTGCGCGGCCCGCAGTCGACCGGCCTCATGGTCGGCAAGGAGTGGCTGATCGCCGCGGCAAGGGCCAACGGGGCACCCAACCACTCGCTCGGCCGCGGGATGAAGGTCGGCAAGGAGGAGCTGCTCGGGCTGCTCGCGGCTGTGGAGTGGACCCTCCAGCAGGACGAGCCGGAACTGATCGCCTCCTACGAGGCGTCGGTCGAGAAATGGATCCTCGGGCTGTCCGGGCTCGACGGGATCTCCGTCAGCCGCGGCTACCCGAGCGAGGCCGGACAGCCGCACGGCCGGGCCATCGTCGAGATCGGGCCGGATTCGGGGTGGAGCCGCGACGAGCTCATCGGGGCGCTGTGGCGCAACGACCCGGCGATCGCGGTGGCCCCGGACGGCACACGCGCCATCGCACTCAACCCGCAGACCCTGCAGCCCGGCGAGGACGAACTCGTCCTCGCCGAACTCCAACGACTGCTGCGAATGAGAACCAAGGAGGAGCTCTAGTGCCCCCGACCGGGAGTCCTGCACGTACCTCGACGGCCCAGCTTCCCGCTGGGCGCACCGGCGAACCGGCCGAGTATGTCCGATACGAGGCCGGCTCGCCGGCACACCCAGCGGAAACCTGGATCCGCCGATCCACGCACAGCACTCCCGGTCGGGGGCACTGATGTCCGACATCGACGACAGGCTGAAGGCCGCCGGTATCGAGCTGCCGACCAAGGTGGCGCGCGGCGCAGGCCTCGTGCCGTGCGTGCAGCACGGCGACCTGCTGTTCGTCTCCGGCCACGGCCCGGCCGACAACGACGGGAACCTGCTCTACAAGGGGCGGGTCGGCTCGGAGGTCAGCCTCGAGGAGGCCTACGACGCCGCCCGCGCCACCGGGGTGCAGCTGCTGCGCAGCATCCGCGACCACCTCGGCGACCTCGAACGCGTCGACCGCATCGTCAAGGCCCTGGCGTTCGTCAACAGCGCAGACGACTTCCACGAGCAGCCCGCGGTCGTCCACGGCTTCTCGGACCTGATGGTGGAGATCTTCGGCGAGCGCGGCCGGCATGCCCGCTCGGCCATCGGCACCTCGAACCTGCCGATGAACCAACCGGTGGAGATCGAGTTGATCGTGTCTGTGCGGAACTGAGGACCCGCGTGTGGTGTCAGGGTCGAGAAGGGTCCTGACCAGGACGAACGTCCCTCTCGGTCGGGGTGGCGGGATGTGAACCCATGGCCCCTCGCTCTGCTGCCCTGCTCCGCGTCTGGCCTCCCGGGGCGCGAGCCAGGAGGACGGCCGCGGCGACGGTCAGGGGTATGACTGCTCCAACCGAAATGGCGTACTCCGGTGCGGCATCTTCCATCGCCAGCCATGCCGCCAGTAGTCCGTGCAGCGCAGAGATGACGACGAGCACCACGACCGCGGTCGACCTTCCGCGCGGGACCCGGCGCACGGCATCGGAGAACACGATCCATACCGTCAGCGCTTCAAAGCCCATCCATGCGGTGTTGATGCCCACAAGGAGCATGGCGGCGAACACCGAAGGGCCTTCCATGTCCGGAGGCGGCTCGAAGTTCAGCCATGCGACGGCAAGCCACACCACGTAGCCGGTGAGGACGACAGCCGCAGCTGCCGTGCAGCACAGTCCTGCCACCAGGGTGCGGTTGCGGCCGGTCGTCGGTGGCACAGCTCGCTCCTGTCGGGCTTGTCGGCACCTGGTCGATCTCACTCGGCTCCGTGAGGCCCTGGACAGGGTCGACTGGGAGATCGGGTGAGCATCAGTTGCTACCCAACAGGCGGCCGGAGCGGTCCGGAGGATCCTCCGGACCTGCCCTGACCTGGTCGGGGTGGCGGGATTTGAACCCACGGCCCCTCGCTCCCAAAGCGAGTGCGCTACCAAGCTGCGCCACACCCCGTCGGGGGGAGTGTAAGCGGCGCCTTCGGCGTCCGGACACCGGATACCGGGTGGCTCCGAGCACAGGCAGGGTGGTCAGGTAGCCTCAGGGGCATGCGGGCGTAGCTCAATGGTAGAGCCCCAGTCTTCCAAACTGGCTACGCGGGTTCGATTCCCGTCGCCCGCTCCAAGCCGCTGACCAGCGGAAACGGCCGCCACTTCCGATCAAGGAAGTGGCGGCCGTTTCCGTTCGTGCCAGATCCGTGCCAGATCAGTCCTCCGGCGGGCCCTCCGCAGCGGCTTCCTCGCCAGCCGCGCGAGCATCTCGAATCGGCGACCCATTGCGGTGGCGGCGGGCGGTATGCACGAACTTGCGGATTGACCAGCCCGTGTGGTCCTCGACGAATCTGGACACGGCGAGCGCGGCGAACAGTGGTGGGTCATCTTCCATCGTGGCGGAGGACGTACCAGGCAGCTCAGGCCGCGGCGCGTGCGGCCAGGGGCCGGCGACGCAGGCTCAAGTCCTCGAGGGCCGGCGGCTGGTAGGCCTGGTCGAGGGCACCGACGTCGGTACCGGGCGGGACGATCTCGTCGATGCGGTCGAGCACGTCGTCGGACAGGGTGACGTCCAGTCCGGCGAGCAGGTCGTCGAGGTGGTGTTGGGTCCGTGCGCCGAGGAGTGCGCAGGTGACGCCGGGGTGGGCGATGGTGAACGCCATCGCGAGGTGGGTCATGGGCAGGCCCGCCTCGGCGGCGACGGGGACGAGCTGTTCAACGACGTCGAGCCGGCGCCCGTCCGTGAGGTGCTGGACCAGGCCGGCGCGGCGCAGGTCGTTGTGGTCGCGGCGGACGCGGCCGGTGAGTAGTCCCTGGCCGAGCGGACCCCAGACCAGGGTGCCCATGCCGAACCGTTGGGTGGTGGGTAAGACCTCGCGTTCGATGCCGCGATTGAGGATGGAGTAGACGGGCTGCTCGGTGTGGAACCGCGCGAGGCCGCGCCGCTCGGCCACCCACTGGGCCTCGACGATGTCGGAGGCGGGGGTCTGGGAGGCGCCGATCGCGCGGACCTTGCCGCTGCGGATCAGGTCGGTCAGGGCGGCGAGGGTCTCCTCGATGTCGGTGTCGGGATCGGGGCGGTGCAGCTGGTAGAGGTCGATGTGGTCGGTCCGCAGCCGCCGCAGTGAGTTCTCGACGGCGGTGACGATCCAGCGTCGCGAGGCCCCCTGGTGGTTCGGGTCCTGCCCGGTCGGGCGGCTGAACTTGGTGGCGAGCACGACGTCGTCGCGGCGGCCCTCCAGCGCCTTGCCGACCACCTCCTCGGAGTCGCCGTAGGCGTCGGCGGTGTCGATGACGTTGATGCCGGCGTCGATCGCCTTGTGGATGATCCGCGCCGAGTCGGCGGGGTCGTTGCCCATGGACGTCGCGAACATGAGCGTGCCGAGGGCGTAGGGGCTGACCTTGATGCCGGTCCGGCCGAGGGTGCGGTGCTGCACGGGATGTCTCCTCTTCGTGCTGGTCGGCACGGCGGGGATGCCGTACCGTAAGTGGAATGTCTTTCCAGAACTATACGGAATGACTTTCCGGTTCCGCAAGACGAGGTGATGGAGTGACCCAGGACACGATGCCGGCGCCGCGCCGGCGCCGCGCGGACGCGCGGCGCAACGTCGACGCCTTGCTCGAGGCCGCGCGGGCGGTCTTCGACACCTCCGGCGTGGATGCGCCCGCGAAGGAGATCACCGACCTGGCCGGTGTCGGGGTCGGCACGCTGTACCGGCACTTCCCGCAGCGCTCGGACCTGGTGAAGGCTGTGGTGGAGAGCGGGATCGACGCCGTCGCCGATGCGGGTCCGGCGCTGGCTGCCGAGTACGAGCCGGCGGAGGCGCTCACGCGGTGGATCGACCGGTACACCGAGCTGCTCGGCACCAAACGCGGGCTCGCATCGGCACTGCACTCGGGCGACCCGGCGCTCGCAGGGCTGCCCGCCTACTTCATGCAGCGGCTCGGCCCCACGCTCTCGGCGCTGCTCGACGCCGCCGCGGCCGAGGGCGCGATCCGCGGCGACATCGGCGCCGAGGACCTCCTGCACGCCATCGCCCAGCTGTGCCAGCCCGTGCCCGGGCGGGGGCCCGAGCACAGCCGGCGGATCGTCGGCGTCCTGGTCGACGGCCTGCGCTGTGGAGGCGGGCAGGGGCCGCCGCAAGGAGACCACGGCAACGGCGGATCTTAGTGCGCAAACTCAGCTGATCCCACCCGCGAACCCGCAGGTCAACGCCCCGCCGCCCTCCGAACCGTCCGGATCGTCCCCTCCCGGCCGGCGTTCGTGCTCGACGAGCGCGGCCATCTCCTGTGCGATCCTGCGCTCCCGTTCGGTGCGCGTGCTGGTGGATCAGGGCCGCTCGCATCGACGCGTGCCCGCTCGCGCGGAAGGCCAAGGGTGTTCCTCGCGTCACACCGACTAGAACCTGACGTTGATGTCACGGATTAGCTTCGCGTCGTCCCCGGGCCGAGCGCCGGACGAGGACGGTGAGAAAGGAATCCGCAATGAGTACGGCCTTGGGGTACCGGACTTTCGGTGCAGCCGACGTCCAGGAGTTCTTCGACCGGCCCGATCCGTCGCCCGGTCCTGCCGAGGTCCTCATCCGTGTCGCGGCTGCGGGAATCAACCCGCTCGATCACCAGCTCCGGTCCGGATATATCCGCGAGTTGAACGGCCATGTGCCCTTTCCTCAGGTCTTGGGGATGGAGGCGGCTGGGACCGTCCTGGCGGTGGGTGACGAGGTGACCGGGCTGGCCGTCGGCGACCGGGTCACCGGGTTCGCTCTGACCGGAGCGGGCACGTACGTGGGGACGACTCTGCTGCTCGCCGAGTCCACGGCCCGCATCCCCGACGCGCTGCCGGAGACCTGGGCGGCGACCATCCCCGTCGCCGGCACCACCGCGCTCGACGTCCTCGACCAGCTCGCGTTGCCCGCTGGGGCGTCGCTGCTGGTCAACGGGATCGGCGGTGGCGTCGGAATCGCCGTGGCCCAGATCGCGCGGGACCGCGGCCTGGTCGTGGTCGGCACCGGCAGCGCGGCCAAGCGGGATCTTGCTACCAGGACCGGAGCGACCTTCGTCGACTACACCGCAGGCGATGTCGTGGGCCGGCTCCGGGCGCAGGCCCCGGACGGCTTCGACGCCGTGGTCGACACGGTCGGGGGTGACTCCTTGCGCGGCGTCGCCCCGCTGGCGGCGAAGCCGGACGCGCTCGTCTCCGTCGGGGAGCCGTCGGTGACCGAACTCGGCGGCGTGCCCGTCCATCGCCGCCTCGACCGGAGCGGCCTCGAGCGCGTCGCCGCGCTGATGGTCACCGGGCGGCTCGATCCGAACATCACGGCGACCTATCCGCTCGCGCGGGCGGAGGAAGCACTGGCACTCGTCGAGTCCCACCACGCGCCGGGCAAGCTCGTCCTCGACATGAGGCTCTGACCTCACGATGCGCGGTGAAGACCGCCCTCAGCAGGAACGGAACCACCCCGGCCCGCACCGATCCGGTGCCGGGTGCTCGCCTCGATCAGCGCATCGAGGACTGCAGCTGTTGGTGCCAGGTCGGTCGAGCGGCAGCCTCTCCGAGCACCTCCCCCTTCATTCGGCGGACGACGGTGCCGCCATCCGGCAGTAGCGAGCTGGAGACCGACGCGCGGACAGTGAGCGGGGTCACTCTGACGCCGAGGAGGGGCAATGGGTCAGATGTACCTGCAGAAGTTCGTCTATCGCGACGGCGCCGCCAAGGCGGAGATCGACGAGGCGTGGGCGACGGCCTTCAAGGCGTTCGCCCGGTCGGGCAACTGGGGAGGCGTCGACAAGGGCGTGTCGCATCAGCAGACCTATGGCACGGGGTGGGGAGGCTACGTCCTGCTCGACGTCGACGACCCGGACGCCTTCGGTGCCTACCAGGCGTTCCACCTCCAGAATTTCGCCCACGCCGTGCAGATCACCTGGGAACCCCTCTTCGACATGGACAGGGCGTTCGCCGACACGATCGCCAACCTGCGCTGAGCGACGTTCGGGCGGAGCCCGCACCGCGACTGCTTGGCATCAGTCGGCCTCCTCCACGAGGACCGTGCCCGCCGCGCCGTCGATCGTGATCACCTGCCCCGTGGTGATCAGCTGCGTGGCGTCCCGGACGCAGATGACGGCCGGGATGCCGTACTCCCTCGCCACCGTGGGCCCGTGGGCCATCGCCGCTCCGGTCTCGGTGACCAGCCCGCCCGCCGTCATGAACAGGGGGGTCCAGCCGGGGTCGGTGGTCGGGGCCACGAGGATCTCGCCCGGCTCGACGTGCGCGCCGGAGGGATCGAGGATCACCCGAGCCGGACCGGTCGCCGTGCCCGGCGCGGCCGCCATGCCGACCAGGGTGCCGTCGGCCGACGGCCCGGTGGGGGCGAGCGCTTCGGGGTTGGTGCCGTCGGAGAGCAGCAGCCCGGGCACGCTGCGGCGCCGCATCTCCCACTCGTACTCGGCCCGCCGGGCCGCGACCCGGTCCCGGAGCCCGTCGCCGCCTTCCACGGCCCCGAGGGCCTCCCGGAAGTCGAGGAACATGATGTCGTCGGCCCGGTCGAGCACACCGCGCTCGTGCAGTTCGGCGCCTGCCGCGAGGAGCTGCCTGCGCATCTCGGCGAACGCGTAGAGCCAAGCGAACTTCGGCAGCTCCCTCAGGCCTGCGAGCGCGCGGGAGCGGCGCAGGAGGAACCCGGCGAGCCGGGCCCGCGCCGGCCGCGTGCGGCGTGCCCTCGCCACCAGCTCGTCGATCTTCGCGACGGCCTGGGCCGCCGCCCGTGCGAAGCGCAGGTCGGGAGCCTGCTCCGGGTCGGTGACCCGAAGGTAGCCTGCGATCGCCGCGAACACCGGTGCCGGGTCCTCCGCCCACCGCGGCACGCCCACATCGATCTCGGCAGCGCCCCGGTGCCCGTAGGTGCGCAGGAACTCGCCGAGCCCGAACTCGGGCAGCTCGCCCGCGAGGTACCGGGTGGCGAGCTCGGCGGGCGGGGTGTTCAGCAGCAGGTCACGGTGCTCGCCCGCGGCCGTCGCCAGCCGCCACAGCGCGAGGTCCATCGTGGTGGTGACGTTGTTCGGCATCCCGCGCAGCGTCTCGTCGACCTCGCTCTCGGTGGCCACACCCGCGAGCAGTCCGATGGCACCCAGCCTCGCGAGCATGGAGGCGTAGAGCGGCGGCACCATCACCGCAAAGCCGGTGGTCATGAACGAGCCCTGGAGTTCGGCCGCGAAGCGCAGGCGCTCGGTGGTCGTGGTCAGGCTCTCGGGCGGGTGGACCCCGCGCTGCACGTCGGTGGCGGCGCGGAACGACCGCTTCCGGGCCCGCTTCGGGCGTGCCATCGCGCCCACGAGCCCGGCGACGAGGCCGGGCGCCACCCGTGCGGTCACCCCGATCGCCGTGCGCAGCCGGTAGGGCCTGCCCGGCAGCGGGGTGAACCGGGGATCGTCCAGCACCCGGTGCAACGCCGTGATCACCCGCGGCCCGTAGATCTTCATGGCCTCGGGCAGCCGCTTGCGCGCCGCCTTGTTCCGGACGTACGCGGTGAGGTCCAGGTACATGCGCCCGGCGACGGCGACCATGCCGGGATGGCCCTCGAACGGATCGGCCGGGACACCGATTGACCGGAGGTACATGGCCGATGCAACCTGCATCACCGACATGCCCATCGGCGTGAACGGCCGCAGCATGCCCTGCATGTGGCCGGCTTCGAAGTAGACGCGCGGTCCGGGACGGGACGACACCGGGAGCGGGAACAGCGTCGTGATCGCCCGTGACTGGAGCAGCCACAGCGTGCCGTCCCGGTCGAAGGCGAACTCGATGTCCTGTGGCGATCCGGCGCGCTGTTGCAGCCGGTCGCCTGCCTCGCGCAGTTGAGCGAGCTGCGCCGGGGTCAGGCAGCCGTCGGTGCGCTCGTCCGCCTGGCCGGTCAGCACGTAGTGATCGGCGGCGACGCTGCCGTCGACGACGACGTCCCCGAGGCCCGCGAAGGCGTCGACGACCATCTCGGTGCGGGTGCCGGTGATCGGGTTGGCGGTGAACAGCACGCCCGCGGCCGCCGGGTCGACCATTCGCTGGACGACGACTGCCATCCGCACCGGCGCGTCGCCGAACCCGCTTGATTCCCGGTAGGCGACCGCGCGCTCGCTCCCGAGCGAGTCACGGCACCGCTGCACCGCCTCGATCAGCGGGTCGGCACCGAGGACGTCCAGGATCGTCTCGTGCTGGCCCGCGAAGCTGGCGTGCGGCAGGTCCTCGGCCGTGGCGCTGGACCGGACGGCGACCGGTCCGCCCCCGAGCCGCTCGTAGGCCGCGATGATCTGCTGCCGCAGGTCGTCGGTGAGCTCGCCGGCCGTGGTGGCGATGCAGAAACCGTCGGGGACCCGCTCGCCTGCCTTGATCATCTCGGCGAGGCTCGTGGCCTTGCCGCCGACGAGCGCGATGCCGTCGGCATCCACGTCATGGAGCCAGATCAGCGGGTCGGAGGACGTGGCGGCCATGGTGCGCTCCATTCAGCCCGAACTCGACACGACGCCGACCAGGCTTCCCGGCACACCGATGGCGACTGTACTCCCGATCACGCGCAGGAAGCGGACCTTGTGGGCGGACCGCCCGCACTTTAGGGTCGCCACGCACCTGGATAGGTGAGCCTAACTTTACATGACCGGAGCGTGACGGAATGTCGATCGGCAGAAGGTGGGTTCCGGCCGTTCTCGCGGTGCTCCTGGCGAGCGGGTGCGCGGGCAGCGTGGAGCCGTCCGCCGGTGAGGGGCCGATCACGGCGGAGCGCCTGACGATCGCGGTTCCGGCGGCCATCGGCGGCCCGCTCAACGTGTTCGTCTCGTTCCAGGAGCAGATCAGCGAGCTGGTCTACGACAAGTTGCTCGCGCCGTCGCCGTATGTGGACGAGCCGCAGCCGTGGCTGGCGTCCGAGGTCCGGATGGTCGACCCGAGCACGTGGGAGGTCGCGCTCCGCGACGACGTGCGCTGGCACGACGGCGAACCGTTCACGGCCGAGGACGTCGCCTTCACCTTCCACTACGCCCACGAGGCGCCGACCGGGCGCTTCACCCACCACATCAACGAGATCCCCGACGTCTCCTCCGTGGAGGTGCTCGACCCCCACAAGGTGCGGTTCACCTGTGCGTTCGCGTGCCCCGACCTCGGCCCGGTCACCCTCGCCGACCTGCCGATCCTGCCCGAGCACGTCTGGTCGCAGGTGCCGCCGGCCGACGCGAAGAAGCACGAAGCGCTGCCGGTGGGCACCGGCCCGTATCGGCTGGTCGAGTTCGACCCGACCACGGGCTACCGATTCGAGGCCAACCCGGAGTACTTCGCCGGCGCGCCGGTCGTCCGCGAGCTGGTGATGCCGATCATCGCGGACCCGTCTGCGACCTTCACGGCGCTGCGGGCCGGTCAGATCGACGCCGCGTTCCGGCCCGTGTCGCCCGAGCTCATCGACGAGTTCTCGCGCTCGTCGGACGTCGGCGTGATCCAGACCCGGCCGCTGCGCTTCCCCGAGCTGCGCGTCAACTTCGAGCGCGCCCCGTTCGACCAGCCGCGCTTCCGGGAGGCGCTGAGCCTCGCGATCGACCGCCAGGAGCTGCTCGACACCGTCTACCTGGGGCAGGGGCGCGTCGCCGACAAGGGCTACCCGCACCCGGACTCGCCGTGGACCGACCCGACGCTCTCCACCCCGTCGGATCCGGCGCGAGCCGGCGCGCTGCTCGACGAGCTGGGCTACCGCGACGGCGACGGGGACGGCGTGCGGGAGGGCCCCGCGGGCCCGCTGCGGTACACCATCGTCACGTCGGGGGTGGAGCCCACGCAGATCCGCGCCGCCGAGATCGTGGCCGAGGAGCTCGGCGAGGTCGGCATCGCCGCCACTGCGCAGGGGCTCGACGCCGGGTCGTTCGCCGACCTGTCCACCTCGCGGGACTTCGACCTGCAGGTCACCAGCATCACCGCGCACGGGGTCGCCGACCCGACGCAGTTCATCATGTCCCACCGCTCCGGCTACCTCTGGGACGCGCCGGAGATCCCGTACGCGGAGTGGGACGCCCTGTTCGAGCAGTGGAAGGCCACCACCACGGTCGAGGACCGCCGCGAGGTCGCCTTCGAGATGCAGCGGATGTTCAACGCGCAGCCGACGTCGATCCCGCTGTACTACCCGGACGAGCACTGGGCGTTCCGCCCTGAGGCGTTCGCCGGCTGGGCCGAGTCGCCGGGCTTCGGGATCGTGCACAAGTGGTCGTTGCTGCCGCGCGACGTCGCGCTGCGGGCGAAGGCCGTCGTCGTCACCGGGTCGTGACGCTGCCGCGGGTCGTCGCCGCGAAGGCCGCCCAATACGCGCTGGTGCTGTGGGTGGCGGCGACGCTGAACTTCCTCCTGCCGCACCTCGCGCCGGGCGACCCGGTCCAGTACCTCTACGGCGGCGAGGCGCTCGGACTATCGCCGGAAGCGGCCCAGCAGGTACGGGCGGGCTACGGCCTCGACCGGCCGCTGCCCGAGCAGTACCTCGCGTTCTGGGGTGGCCTGCTCCGCGGTGACCTCGGTCGTTCGGTGCAGTTCAACCGGCCGGTGGTGGACGTGCTCGCGGAGTACCTCCCGTGGACGGTCGCGCTCGTGGGGGGCGCCACCGTGCTCGCGCTCATCGTCGGGGTCGGGCTGGGGGCGTGGGCGGCATGGAACCGGGGCCGGCGCCGGGACGCGGGCACGGTGGCCGGGGTGCTCGTCCTCGACTCCATGCCCGGGTTCTGGATCGGGATGATCCTGATCGCGGTGTTCGCGGTCGGGCTGGGCTGGTTCCCGTCCTACGGCGCGGCGGCGATCGACGCGGAGGGGGCGGCCTGGCTGGCCGACGCCGTGCAGCGCACGGTCCTGCCGGCCACCACGCTCGCGCTGGCGACGTTCGGCGGGTTCTTCCTGTTGACGAGGGCCGCGATGGTCACGGTGCTCGACGAGCCGTTCGTCCGGCTCGCGCGGGCGAAGGGGGTGCCGGAGGGGCGGATCGCGCGGCACCATGCGCTGCGCACCGCCCTGCTGCCCGTCTGGACGAACCTCTCCCTGGTGCTGGGCACGCTGCTGTCGGGCGCCGTGGTGGTGGAGACCGTCTTCGCCTATCCGGGCCTCGGTCGGCTGATCTTCGACGCGGTCAGCGCGCGCGACCACCCGTTGCTGCAGGGCGCGTTCCTGCTGGTCACGCTCGGCATCGTGGTTGCGAACGCGTTCGCCGATCTGAGCTATCCGTTGCTGGATCCCCGGGTCCGGACCGCGGGCGCGTCGTCGTGAGCCGGATCTCGCGCGGCCTGGCCGCGGCCGGGCTGGGCGTCCTCGCCGTCCTCGTCCTGGTGGCGGTGGCGGCGCCGCTGCTGGCGCCGTACGGCCCGGCCGAGCGTGCCGGTCGGCCGTTCGGGGCGCCGTCGGCCGCGCACCTGCTGGGCACCAACGACGTCGGGCACGACCTCCTCTCGGAGCTGCTCTACGGCGCCCGGGTGTCCCTGATCGTCGGGGTCACGGCCGCCGTCGCGGCGACCGTCATCGGCGCGGCCGTCGGTGTGTCGGCGGGGTATGCCCGCGGCCGGCTGGACCCCCTGCTGATGCGCCTCGTCGACGTCGTGCTGGCCCTGCCGGCGCTGCCCCTGACGATCGTGATCGGTGTGTTCGCCGGGCCCGGCCTCGGCACCC encodes:
- a CDS encoding acetylxylan esterase, which gives rise to MISDEEFEAYWAGVDAELAALPARPVLERIPRRCTADFTGYEVRLTSIGPYRIFGYLSVPTGDGPFPALLTTPRYGSVNNPPHYNDRLRYVTLTIAHRGQRTADSPYAAAYPGLLTDGIADAAGYVYRGIVADCLRAAEFLTGLPQVDISRVAVVGDDLALLTAARRPVFDALQLAGALLYRGAEQPDADYPAAEFGDHLRAHPGDADADAVRRTLAFFDAERHAPAVTAATRVEIPGPLSVLAERLGAERYVLTHRGQADNDAADAWLAGRFGVPALSRFSREAG
- a CDS encoding aminotransferase class V-fold PLP-dependent enzyme → MTTIENRYANEVYAELGVRPVVNAAATLTRLGGSLVAPPVLPAMAAAARNFVDVVDLGRAVGRRLAESTRNEAAYVSNGAAALLTLGVTACIARSKGGGLVEDLPYLDRTGEKTVIMYRDQRNPYDYAVRQVGVRIVEVGPEPAELEAAIDGRTACVLWFAGAHFAAGALPIEQVVEIAHKAGVPVLVDAAAQVPPVSSLWHFTTEVGADGAIFSGGKGLRGPQSTGLMVGKEWLIAAARANGAPNHSLGRGMKVGKEELLGLLAAVEWTLQQDEPELIASYEASVEKWILGLSGLDGISVSRGYPSEAGQPHGRAIVEIGPDSGWSRDELIGALWRNDPAIAVAPDGTRAIALNPQTLQPGEDELVLAELQRLLRMRTKEEL
- a CDS encoding RidA family protein, whose amino-acid sequence is MSDIDDRLKAAGIELPTKVARGAGLVPCVQHGDLLFVSGHGPADNDGNLLYKGRVGSEVSLEEAYDAARATGVQLLRSIRDHLGDLERVDRIVKALAFVNSADDFHEQPAVVHGFSDLMVEIFGERGRHARSAIGTSNLPMNQPVEIELIVSVRN
- a CDS encoding aldo/keto reductase; the protein is MQHRTLGRTGIKVSPYALGTLMFATSMGNDPADSARIIHKAIDAGINVIDTADAYGDSEEVVGKALEGRRDDVVLATKFSRPTGQDPNHQGASRRWIVTAVENSLRRLRTDHIDLYQLHRPDPDTDIEETLAALTDLIRSGKVRAIGASQTPASDIVEAQWVAERRGLARFHTEQPVYSILNRGIEREVLPTTQRFGMGTLVWGPLGQGLLTGRVRRDHNDLRRAGLVQHLTDGRRLDVVEQLVPVAAEAGLPMTHLAMAFTIAHPGVTCALLGARTQHHLDDLLAGLDVTLSDDVLDRIDEIVPPGTDVGALDQAYQPPALEDLSLRRRPLAARAAA
- a CDS encoding TetR/AcrR family transcriptional regulator, with protein sequence MTQDTMPAPRRRRADARRNVDALLEAARAVFDTSGVDAPAKEITDLAGVGVGTLYRHFPQRSDLVKAVVESGIDAVADAGPALAAEYEPAEALTRWIDRYTELLGTKRGLASALHSGDPALAGLPAYFMQRLGPTLSALLDAAAAEGAIRGDIGAEDLLHAIAQLCQPVPGRGPEHSRRIVGVLVDGLRCGGGQGPPQGDHGNGGS
- a CDS encoding NADP-dependent oxidoreductase; its protein translation is MSTALGYRTFGAADVQEFFDRPDPSPGPAEVLIRVAAAGINPLDHQLRSGYIRELNGHVPFPQVLGMEAAGTVLAVGDEVTGLAVGDRVTGFALTGAGTYVGTTLLLAESTARIPDALPETWAATIPVAGTTALDVLDQLALPAGASLLVNGIGGGVGIAVAQIARDRGLVVVGTGSAAKRDLATRTGATFVDYTAGDVVGRLRAQAPDGFDAVVDTVGGDSLRGVAPLAAKPDALVSVGEPSVTELGGVPVHRRLDRSGLERVAALMVTGRLDPNITATYPLARAEEALALVESHHAPGKLVLDMRL
- a CDS encoding PEP/pyruvate-binding domain-containing protein; its protein translation is MAATSSDPLIWLHDVDADGIALVGGKATSLAEMIKAGERVPDGFCIATTAGELTDDLRQQIIAAYERLGGGPVAVRSSATAEDLPHASFAGQHETILDVLGADPLIEAVQRCRDSLGSERAVAYRESSGFGDAPVRMAVVVQRMVDPAAAGVLFTANPITGTRTEMVVDAFAGLGDVVVDGSVAADHYVLTGQADERTDGCLTPAQLAQLREAGDRLQQRAGSPQDIEFAFDRDGTLWLLQSRAITTLFPLPVSSRPGPRVYFEAGHMQGMLRPFTPMGMSVMQVASAMYLRSIGVPADPFEGHPGMVAVAGRMYLDLTAYVRNKAARKRLPEAMKIYGPRVITALHRVLDDPRFTPLPGRPYRLRTAIGVTARVAPGLVAGLVGAMARPKRARKRSFRAATDVQRGVHPPESLTTTTERLRFAAELQGSFMTTGFAVMVPPLYASMLARLGAIGLLAGVATESEVDETLRGMPNNVTTTMDLALWRLATAAGEHRDLLLNTPPAELATRYLAGELPEFGLGEFLRTYGHRGAAEIDVGVPRWAEDPAPVFAAIAGYLRVTDPEQAPDLRFARAAAQAVAKIDELVARARRTRPARARLAGFLLRRSRALAGLRELPKFAWLYAFAEMRRQLLAAGAELHERGVLDRADDIMFLDFREALGAVEGGDGLRDRVAARRAEYEWEMRRRSVPGLLLSDGTNPEALAPTGPSADGTLVGMAAAPGTATGPARVILDPSGAHVEPGEILVAPTTDPGWTPLFMTAGGLVTETGAAMAHGPTVAREYGIPAVICVRDATQLITTGQVITIDGAAGTVLVEEAD